A stretch of DNA from Coccidioides posadasii str. Silveira chromosome 1, complete sequence:
CAAGGCCAAGGTGATCAAGGAGGTCAAGTCGCTGCTGGGATTGAGCTTGGTGGACAGCAAGAAGTTTGTGGAGAGCGTGCCCAAGGTGATGAAGGAGAGTGTGCCGAAGGAGGAGGCGGAGAAGATCGTTGAGACGTTGAAGGCGTTGGGCGCGAAGGCTGTTATGGAATAAGTAAGAGAGGGGATTGCTCCTTTAttctttcccccccccctctgTGGGATCGTGATAGAAAGAGTGTGTATGTGTGGAGTGGAGTGGAGCGGGTGTGAgatttgctttttttttttttttttataaacCGCTTGTTCAATGTACGGCCTGGGATGGAaacttttcctttttcatttatttattttagaGCTTCGCCCCCCGGGTTTCGTCATGTCTCCATATGTGTATACTAGTGGCCCCCCTTTTGgagttttgctttttttttatatgaTGTTTCATTCCGCTGTACAATGAATCAACGAGATCAAAAAAGCAGCTCTCTGAAAATACGGCTCCTTCATTCCCAGTAACCAAAACATAATATGTGATACTCAATTGCTAGAGCAGATCTTCTTCGGAAGCAACATAGAGCATTCATAAGAAGTCAAACAGCATCcaatttcttttccctttttcggTGCCGATCTCATTTTCTAACAAAGCAAATCAAAGTATGAAGAAAGCTATATAATAGCGCAACATCGAAATATTAACCAGAGATTAGAAGGGGTAGCCGTCTTGCGGGTAAGTGGCGTCTGGGGACCGTGCCATAGctcaaaaacaaaaagcagTCAACAACAAACAATGGTACATGGTATCTTGGGCAGGATCTAAGGGAACAAGTGATGTATGACAGAAAagcataaaataaaaaataaaacagAACCATCCAAAGTAAACCGGAACATGAAATGCGTAGGAACAGGACATACAATAACATCAATTCATTAAGCCAGTCCAAACCAACCGGGGGGGTGATAACAGTCTCCAAGGACACAAAGGACTACACAATGCAGAACGTCTGTAAGTttagaaggaaaaaaaaaaaaagagaaggggggggggggaagagagagggaCCAATAGTGCAAAAGAAACGAgatcaaaagaaaaaatattaCCAAAAAATGGGAAGTTCAGAGGACATCAAGTCTCTCACTCCTCAGTTAGACAATCATCTCCCGCCTCGCGCCACTCCCGCGATCGCTCCGTCAGCCGATTGACACCGGATATCCTCTCAGCCCACTGGGCCTCGGACGGCGTTCGGAAAGTATACGCCCTCTGCGACGAGATAACCCCAATAGCCTGCAACACCGCCTTTCTCGAATCCCGTCCAAACACGGCCGGATGCGTGATCCACTCCAGGGCCGCTTCCAGATCCGCATCCAGGGCGGAGATGGTGCTGGAATCAACGGCGGCGGCGACAGGCGTTATCGTGGCTGCTTCCGAGCTATGCGAGGACTGGCGGCCGTCGAGGATCTCCGAAGAGCGTGGCGACGATGGAACGGGAGAGAACCGCTCACTGTTTGAATCAAAGGTGGGCTTCATCGTAGCACTTGTAGGCAGGGGCGGGAGGCTGCCCTTGCCAAGTCCCTTGAGGATGCTCCTCGTTTCAGTGAGGAGGTGATGCGCGCGATCTTGCTGTCCGCGTGAAACCAGCGTCAAGGCCCGTGTCAACATATCAGACGTAAGCAGCTCCATACGCCGCTGCACGATGGACGGATGAGGGGGAATAGGGGGTGTAATAGGCCTCCCAATACTTTTCGGTTTATGAGAAGCAGGTAGCATAGTTATGGCGAGCAAGGATGGTCGAGGAGAATGCGCGAGGTGCCCATCGCGCAGGATATCGCCGTATGTGACATCAGCCTGGATCAGCGGGACCTCCTCGATACTCGTTACACGCTGATCCTCTCCATCCAAGGGACCTCCAAGCGCTTCGAGGCCAGATACAATGCTTTCCCAAGGATCCTGGGGAACGTGTTCAGGAGAAGAATTGTCAGGCGAAATTGCAAGCTGGACCAGGATGTCTACAGACACACAAAAATATGTTAGAACTTCCCCCCCACTCAGCCAGTCATCTGATATCACCATTGTACGTACCTCTCTTGTCTCCGAATCTCAAGTCACCCAGAGCAGCTTCAGCATCCCTGCCCGTTGCACGTTTCGTAGTGTGGAGGGCCCCGCTTATCTTGACAAACCTCGCCGGAGATCCCTCCGGTAGACGTAACTTTAACTTGACGTTTTGGTGGGAGGTCGTCTGTAGGGAGCCCAAACATCCTGCGACGCATTCCCGCAGCATCATCCAATCTTTCACATACATATATGACGCCTTTGTACGGGAGGATAACTCGACCATGGTATCGGGCTTGTGCGTCATCCCCAGCCCAAACGTGTAAATCCCAACCCTATCCAGAATATGTCAGTCATCCGAACATTAGAGTAACTACAGCTTTCCACTATAAAGACTTACTTCGCAGCCTCCGCGCGGGAAATAACAAAATCTACACTTTCAGGATCCGACGTAGACGAATCGCTGATCAGCAAAATTGACGAAAGCGGGTTACTGGACTTGCGCTGCATCAGCAGGTCCATGGCCACATTTGCACCTTCGACCAGGTCCGCTCGGAGACTCTTCTGGCCAACGGGGCGGATTGAATTGAGAACGCCATTCCATCCACCCCAAGCATTCGTCGTCATGCCGACGAGCGGTACTCCGCCTCCACTCGAGCCGAACGTTACCAGGCCCATGCGATCGCGCGGGCCGAGAGACTGCACCAGGAAACGCAGGGTGTCACGCAAAAGCGTGATCTTCAGGCCCTGCATGGATGAGGAGACAGggatgacgacgacgataTCTAGCGGGACGTGGAAGCTGTTGAGGCGTCCGTCCCGGATAGAATTTGTATAATCGGTCAATGCGGTGGCGGCCGATTTTCCGGCACCGTAGGAAGAGTTGGTGGAAGAGACCCTTGTTTTAGTTTTGAAGGTTCTGTAGTCTTCCTCCTCCGTGCCCGAGTTTTCCACATCGTAATCCGGATTTCGAATGGGGGCATCGACGTTGTGCAGATCCAACAAGGCGCGTTTCCATACGTCGAGCTGGGTGCGACATTGGAACTGTAGATGGAAGCAAGGTAGCTCGTTGACGGACAGATTTAGTGTCAAGATTGTTTCGTCTAGAATAATGTCAGCGCTACCAAAGGatattttctcttgtttcctttcaaaaaaaaaaaaaaaaaaaaaaaaaaaaaaaaggattaGATGGGATATGTAGTACCTGCAACAGTCTCCACCTCCTTAAGGTGCTTCTTGATAAGGATTGAGCCTTTCAATGTACACCGACTGTTTTTACGCTTCGTGGATGGATCATCAAAGGGACTCGTAGCAGGgggcttcttttctttgatacAGATGAGCATCTCTGAGAAAAGATAGCATTCAAGCTCCTGCCACGATCTTCTATCTTTTCCAACTTTAAGTCTGCCGTGCAGCCTGAGCTTGCCAAACCTAGATTATTCATCAGCAGCCATAGTTATAAGGGGGAATACGCATTTCTTGACCATACCGGTCGAATTCAAGGCCATGCCAATTGTCGACGCGCGAGCGCAGATCTTCCGCAATTTCATCGAAATCCTCCTGGGCTTCGTACTGTCCTCGACTAGAGCCTTGATTGGAGGGGTGCATCGGCTTCAGGGGACTCTGGAGTTCCTCACGAGGCAAGGCAGGGATATGAGGCGCGTGGCGCAGAGTTTCCAGATCCGGATGCCATTTTCCATCGGGAACTTCAATTGTGACGAGACAAGTGAGGGACTGCTGTTGTCGCGAGCGATTGAGGGTGGGAAACTCGCTTCGCACCGTGACTATCGGCGCAGGGATAGGGTTCTTCATCATCCCCGGTCGCGGACTGAGCGCCGATTCCATCGCCTGGACATCGTAATCGTGCCTTCGTCCGATGCTCGATTGGTGTGTGTCGGAATAATCGCCCGAGGTGGCAGTTCCTGTCACTTCGCTGTCATTACGCACATGTTGATGTTGTTTCCTCGAAGGAGTAGCCAGTCGCTCGATCCTCTCGCGATGGCTGCTTGCATCCCTGCTGTCTCGACGCCGCGAGTGTTGACTGTCGCGATTCAGCGATCTGGCCGAGAAATCGTTTGAGGATGGCTGACTTGGACGGGAGCCAACATCCCAGGACGGGGTAAGGGTCTGATGGTTGCGGTGGACAGGAGTATCAGTGACAGAGACGGATCGGACGAGGTTGCTTAATTTTTCTAGAAGCCGGGTTAGCTTGACGCTTCCAGAGCGgataagagagagagagagggaggaggagggggggTTAAGGTTTAAGAGAGCGAATTGGCCTTACCAAGGTCCAAGAGGTTTCCTCCTCTGCTGCTATCGAGGCCCAGGGGCGCACTGCAGGTTGGGCAGTACTGACTATCGCATTCCTTGATGTATTCGTAGAAACATGCTTCGTGAGAGACGTGCGCGCAGGAGAACTGCAGGATGCGTTCGCCTCGAAGGGTGTGTTCTAACGGTTCTTCGCAGACGGCGCACTCGCTGCCTACAAACGTGCGCTCCCGACGAGATCTGGATCGGTCCACGTCCATCATGGTCGGTGGTCTGCGCGCGCAAGaaagaaggggggggggggggaagagagagagagagaaaaacaaaaaaaagagaagtcaaagagagagagagagagaaacaaaaagagagaagtCAAAGAGGCACGACGAAACGTCTGCGACCAGCCCACGCGGCCGATCCAGGTGAATaagtctttcttctttctgctTGAGAGGgagacacacacacacacacacacacacacacacagagagagagagagagagggagataGAGAGAGGTGACGAGCCGGGAGGGTGGGCGAGATAGGGATGCTAGCGAGAGCTGGTCAGGGAGGCGGAAGATCCTGTGTTCTCGTCCGCGCACGAACCGCCGTGGGTCAACGATGAAACAAGCGACGGCGGCGATTTAAGCGATTGAAACCGGATGGGGGGTTCCGGACGGTAAGGCgtgagaaaaagaaaaagagagagagaggaagagggtGAGAGAGGAGGCAAGACGAGCGGGATCCTGAGAGCTCCTCCCGCCAGCAACCACCCAACAACGAGCGACAAAGCGAGATGAACGAGAGAAAATTGGACCACGAGAAAACGGGGGCCGCCGTCTCTGGAGATCTTCGAAGACGGAACTAAGGTTAGCCTGTCAGCCGTTCGATATCAGCCTTTTTGTCGACTGGGTGGGTTTCGCATGGACGAACAAAGGGCTGCTGATGCGGTGgcggaaaagggaaaaaaaaagggggcgAGAGGAGGGGGTTGTGCCAGTCACGCAGGCTGGttttgatgatgatgacgatgatagAGCCGACTTTGGCAATTTTCGAGAAGCAAACAGCAACgatgcagcagcagcagaagcATCAACGCCAACGGGGCAAACTCTCCTTTGTGCAGCGGGTTTGATGACGCTCCAGCGCACTACTACTCAAACGACTGGGCCAGACAAGAGTGCGATCATCAATAGCAATCACGCAAGGGCGGGCACAGGGCCCAGTCCGCACGCTAAGGAGAGGTGCGCGCCCCCATTTTGGCATCGCGCTGGTCGTTTTTTGGGGGGgcagttagttagttaggtTCAAGGGGTTTTGGTTAGGGTTGTTTTTGTCTGGTCGACCCAGGGGTCAGGGAAGCTGGGGCAAGGTTGGGAAGGGCTACTCATACTCaatcttctgcttcttcttcttcttcttctcctctgtttcttcttctgcgAGCCTGCAGCAGAACCCTGGACGGCGGCGCTGTGGGGCCCGGCAGCATCCCTGTCAATCGCAATTAACACTCGGCTCTGCGCCCAGGGATCCGCCTCTTACGAGGGCCCAGTTTTTACTTTCTTCCCTCCCCCCGGGGGATCGTTCGAAACCGCGCCGTGTTGAGCGACTTTTCCGCCctgcagaagaagaagaagaagaagaagctaTAAGGAAACAGCAAACACGCACAGAGTGAGAGAGGGGGGGAGAGATGGTGGACAATCGTTCCTTCCCCCCAACGCCCGCGGCCCCAAATGACGCATGCCGAGGTGCAGCCAACCAGCCAATCAGCCGCAGCCCTCGCCGCTCTGTCAGACGCTCAACCGGGAAGGTGGGGCGACCGGCGGAGAGTCCCGCAGCAGCAAGCCGGCCAATCACGCTCGCCGCTCCCCTTTCACCGCACTGATTGGTCGGCGGAGTGTGGGGCTCCTGCGATAAGCGAATGTTTTTTacatattttatattttcttttttcttcttttttatttctctcaCGCCTTCCCAGGATGGCAGGAAACCCTGATTCCCGGACTAGCCGCCGGTCTAGTCCGCTTTTGGATCCCAACCCCATCCATGTGGCGGCCAAGCACATGGCGGCTGCTTCGCCATCCACCCATTTCTCGTGGCTTTTCTCGAGACTCAGAGCTGTTCGCCAAAGCGGGgaaaaaaccaaaaaaaaaaagaaaaacagaaaagaaaaaaaaaaggaactaAAAGAGCAGCAGGCAGGAAAGAAGCAAATTCTTGCCCAGCAGAGAGAAGGGCTCAAACGTCGCTGAGGCCTCTG
This window harbors:
- a CDS encoding uncharacterized protein (EggNog:ENOG410PFGQ~COG:O~BUSCO:1433at33183); the encoded protein is MMDVDRSRSRRERTFVGSECAVCEEPLEHTLRGERILQFSCAHVSHEACFYEYIKECDSQYCPTCSAPLGLDSSRGGNLLDLEKLSNLVRSVSVTDTPVHRNHQTLTPSWDVGSRPSQPSSNDFSARSLNRDSQHSRRRDSRDASSHRERIERLATPSRKQHQHVRNDSEVTGTATSGDYSDTHQSSIGRRHDYDVQAMESALSPRPGMMKNPIPAPIVTVRSEFPTLNRSRQQQSLTCLVTIEVPDGKWHPDLETLRHAPHIPALPREELQSPLKPMHPSNQGSSRGQYEAQEDFDEIAEDLRSRVDNWHGLEFDRFGKLRLHGRLKVGKDRRSWQELECYLFSEMLICIKEKKPPATSPFDDPSTKRKNSRCTLKGSILIKKHLKEVETVADETILTLNLSVNELPCFHLQFQCRTQLDVWKRALLDLHNVDAPIRNPDYDVENSGTEEEDYRTFKTKTRVSSTNSSYGAGKSAATALTDYTNSIRDGRLNSFHVPLDIVVVIPVSSSMQGLKITLLRDTLRFLVQSLGPRDRMGLVTFGSSGGGVPLVGMTTNAWGGWNGVLNSIRPVGQKSLRADLVEGANVAMDLLMQRKSSNPLSSILLISDSSTSDPESVDFVISRAEAAKVGIYTFGLGMTHKPDTMVELSSRTKASYMYVKDWMMLRECVAGCLGSLQTTSHQNVKLKLRLPEGSPARFVKISGALHTTKRATGRDAEAALGDLRFGDKRDILVQLAISPDNSSPEHVPQDPWESIVSGLEALGGPLDGEDQRVTSIEEVPLIQADVTYGDILRDGHLAHSPRPSLLAITMLPASHKPKSIGRPITPPIPPHPSIVQRRMELLTSDMLTRALTLVSRGQQDRAHHLLTETRSILKGLGKGSLPPLPTSATMKPTFDSNSERFSPVPSSPRSSEILDGRQSSHSSEAATITPVAAAVDSSTISALDADLEAALEWITHPAVFGRDSRKAVLQAIGVISSQRAYTFRTPSEAQWAERISGVNRLTERSREWREAGDDCLTEE